In Hydrogenothermus marinus, a single window of DNA contains:
- a CDS encoding MBL fold metallo-hydrolase: protein MKRLSVLLLLLIFINSFSFSMELKKVNKNIYMVEGNIGLPSKENKGFISNAYGILTSEGWIVVDTLSTPELAKEFISKLKGVSNKPIKYVFITHYHLDHYFGASEFKKEGAKIIGSKGLEDFYTSGKADLYLNGIKNSFKGIFENVKLVKPDIVIKDKRVFTIDGKKYIIENVAPAHTSSDIIIYIPEDKIIFVGDLVVKNRIPFVGDSGSNSKNWLKVLEKLKNVDIKVIYNGHNKPLDKSAIDFTYDYIKFLRNEISKMKDEDLSYDEIKEKLSNVKWKKYPQFKAFHFKNIYKIYNDLDFEF from the coding sequence ATGAAAAGATTATCTGTTTTACTACTTCTGTTAATTTTTATAAATTCTTTTTCTTTCTCAATGGAGCTAAAAAAGGTAAATAAAAATATATATATGGTAGAAGGTAATATTGGGCTTCCTTCCAAAGAGAATAAAGGTTTTATATCTAATGCTTATGGTATTTTAACATCTGAAGGTTGGATAGTTGTAGATACACTATCAACACCTGAACTTGCAAAAGAATTTATTTCTAAGCTAAAAGGAGTAAGTAATAAACCTATAAAATATGTTTTTATTACTCATTATCATTTAGATCATTATTTTGGAGCATCAGAATTTAAAAAAGAAGGGGCTAAAATAATAGGAAGTAAAGGATTAGAAGATTTTTATACTTCAGGTAAAGCAGATTTATATTTAAATGGTATAAAAAACTCTTTTAAAGGTATATTTGAAAATGTAAAGCTTGTAAAACCGGATATTGTTATTAAAGATAAAAGAGTATTTACTATAGATGGCAAGAAGTATATTATAGAAAATGTTGCTCCTGCTCATACAAGTTCAGATATTATTATCTATATACCAGAAGATAAAATAATATTTGTTGGGGATTTAGTAGTAAAAAATAGAATACCATTTGTAGGAGATAGTGGTTCTAATAGTAAAAACTGGCTAAAAGTATTAGAAAAATTAAAAAATGTGGATATTAAAGTTATATATAATGGACATAATAAACCTTTAGATAAATCTGCTATAGATTTTACATATGACTATATAAAATTTTTAAGAAACGAAATATCAAAAATGAAAGATGAAGATTTATCTTATGATGAAATAAAAGAAAAATTAAGTAATGTTAAATGGAAAAAATATCCTCAATTTAAGGCATTTCACTTTAAAAATATATATAAAATTTATAATGATTTAGATTTTGAATTTTGA